In a single window of the Spodoptera frugiperda isolate SF20-4 chromosome 19, AGI-APGP_CSIRO_Sfru_2.0, whole genome shotgun sequence genome:
- the LOC118280988 gene encoding protein l(2)37Cc, translating to MSSKFFSRLAQLGAGIVITSGVANNALYNVDGGERAVIFDRFNGINKQVIGEGTHFIIPWVQKPIIFDIKSKPRNVSTITGSKDLQRVEVTLRILFRPVADELPKIYTTLGEDYDTRVLPSITGEVLKAVVAQFDASELITQREMVSHKVNENLTERARQFGLILDDIAITHITFGREFLQAVELKQIAQLEAEKARFMVEKAEQKKKAAVISAEGDTQQAVLLAKAFGKAGEGLVELRRIEAAEDIAYQLSKSKNVTYLPDDGLVNLKN from the coding sequence ATGTCATCAAAATTCTTCAGCCGCTTAGCCCAATTGGGCGCAGGAATTGTAATAACAAGTGGAGTAGCAAACAACGCGTTATACAATGTCGACGGTGGAGAGAGAGCGGTGATTTTCGATAGATTTAATGgtataaacaaacaagttaTTGGCGAAGGCACACATTTCATCATCCCTTGGGTACAAAAACCAATTATTTTCGATATTAAATCGAAACCTCGTAACGTTTCGACCATAACCGGCAGTAAGGACCTTCAACGCGTGGAAGTAACCTTAAGAATCCTCTTCAGACCCGTTGCAGATGAGCTACCAAAGATCTACACGACTTTGGGCGAAGATTATGATACCAGAGTCCTACCATCAATCACAGGAGAAGTACTAAAAGCCGTTGTAGCCCAATTTGATGCTAGCGAACTTATAACTCAAAGAGAAATGGTTTCCCATAAGGTCAATGAAAATTTAACCGAAAGGGCTCGACAATTTGGTCTGATTTTGGATGATATAGCCATTACACATATAACCTTTGGCAGGGAATTTTTGCAAGCGGTTGAATTGAAACAGATTGCGCAATTGGAAGCTGAGAAAGCGAGGTTTATGGTGGAAAAAGCTGAACAGAAGAAAAAGGCTGCAGTGATTTCGGCAGAGGGAGATACTCAGCAAGCGGTGCTTCTTGCAAAGGCCTTTGGGAAGGCTGGAGAAGGCCTGGTAGAATTGAGAAGAATTGAGGCGGCTGAAGATATTGCGTATCAGCTTTCCAAGTCGAAGAACGTCACTTATCTACCTGATGATGGATTGGTGAATTTGAAGAATTAG